The Negativicutes bacterium genome has a segment encoding these proteins:
- a CDS encoding M20/M25/M40 family metallo-hydrolase — protein sequence MRRSNAEILSNFQGMVRCKTVSGAELAEIDFHEFARLHQYLEQTYPLIHQNLHREVIGKASLLYHWQGSGGSSALPIALMAHLDVVPVGDLSKWHHDPFSGDLADGMIWGRGTGDTKCQIVAQMEAVEELLSQGYQPPYDLYLCYGHNEEIVAPGDSSGAQQIVDLLQERGVRLGCVIDEGGTLVDGTILGVSSRLAVIGVAEKGSVNVELSVSDSGGHSSTPKASTALGKVARAAVAVEEHPMPARLLPLVEETLRTIAPEMGKLAPILNQAAANWPLLQQYLQQSPMTNAMIRSTMAVTMAQGSAQANILPERAVMIVNCRLLPGDTMDSLVQYLQSIVDPAVTVKVLSGKNPSPVSPTDSAPLQLIRRLISGQFPNTLITPYLVMGGTDSGKYYPICDHVYRFAPFYFDSETLPTMHAVNERMPSDGFEQAVRFYREFIEQYARQSE from the coding sequence ATGAGACGAAGCAATGCAGAAATTTTAAGCAATTTTCAGGGTATGGTTCGGTGTAAAACGGTTTCCGGCGCAGAATTAGCCGAGATTGACTTTCATGAATTTGCTCGGCTGCATCAATATCTGGAACAGACCTATCCTTTGATCCATCAGAATTTGCACCGCGAAGTGATTGGCAAAGCCAGCTTGCTCTATCATTGGCAGGGCAGCGGCGGCAGTTCCGCCTTACCGATTGCCCTGATGGCGCATCTGGATGTGGTACCGGTGGGGGATTTGAGCAAATGGCATCATGATCCTTTTTCCGGCGATCTGGCGGACGGCATGATTTGGGGCCGGGGAACCGGCGATACCAAATGTCAGATCGTCGCCCAGATGGAAGCGGTGGAAGAATTGCTAAGTCAGGGTTATCAGCCGCCTTATGATCTCTATCTTTGTTACGGTCACAATGAGGAAATCGTGGCGCCCGGCGACAGCTCCGGCGCTCAGCAAATCGTGGATTTGTTACAGGAGCGCGGCGTCCGCCTGGGTTGCGTGATTGATGAAGGCGGCACTTTGGTGGATGGAACTATATTGGGTGTGAGTTCCCGTCTGGCGGTGATCGGAGTTGCCGAAAAAGGCAGTGTCAATGTCGAGCTGTCTGTCAGTGATAGCGGCGGCCATTCCAGCACACCCAAAGCCTCGACTGCCCTGGGGAAAGTCGCCCGGGCGGCCGTTGCCGTGGAAGAACATCCGATGCCGGCACGCCTGCTGCCATTGGTGGAAGAAACACTGCGGACGATCGCACCGGAGATGGGAAAGCTGGCTCCGATCCTGAATCAGGCGGCAGCCAATTGGCCGCTGCTGCAGCAGTATCTGCAGCAAAGTCCTATGACCAATGCTATGATCCGCAGTACGATGGCCGTCACTATGGCGCAAGGCAGCGCCCAGGCCAATATTCTGCCGGAGCGCGCTGTGATGATCGTCAATTGCCGTCTGCTGCCCGGCGACACGATGGATTCGCTCGTGCAGTATCTGCAATCGATCGTCGATCCCGCAGTGACAGTCAAAGTACTCAGCGGCAAAAATCCTTCGCCGGTTTCACCGACCGACAGCGCCCCTCTGCAGTTGATCCGCCGCTTAATCAGCGGGCAATTTCCCAACACGCTGATTACACCGTATCTCGTGATGGGAGGCACCGATTCCGGTAAATATTATCCGATTTGTGATCATGTTTATCGTTTTGCTCCCTTCTATTTTGATAGCGAAACGCTGCCGACCATGCATGCGGTCAATGAACGCATGCCAAGCGATGGTTTTGAGCAAGCGGTGCGTTTTTATCGGGAATTCATCGAACAATATGCCAGGCAAAGCGAGTAG
- the recR gene encoding recombination mediator RecR, producing MYSFGDPMTKLVSQLSRLPGIGPKTAQRLAMYIIQMDESKVREMAQSMLEAKEKMHYCSICCNLSDRNPCVICSDDKRDRSMICVVSDPRDVMAMEKTREYKGLYHVLHGAIQPSEGIGPEKLKIRELQLRLSDGTVKELILAMNPTIEGETTALYLSRLVKPAGLKVTRIARGLPVGGDLEYADEITLLKSLEGRREI from the coding sequence ATGTATTCCTTTGGTGATCCAATGACGAAATTGGTTTCTCAGTTGAGCCGCTTACCGGGTATCGGTCCCAAAACTGCTCAGCGCCTGGCGATGTATATCATTCAAATGGACGAAAGCAAAGTGCGTGAGATGGCGCAATCGATGTTGGAAGCCAAAGAAAAGATGCATTATTGTTCCATATGCTGCAATTTATCGGATCGCAATCCCTGCGTGATCTGCAGCGACGACAAGCGGGATCGATCGATGATCTGTGTTGTTTCCGATCCGCGCGATGTGATGGCGATGGAGAAAACCAGAGAATATAAGGGCTTGTATCATGTCTTGCACGGAGCGATCCAACCCAGTGAAGGAATCGGTCCGGAAAAATTAAAGATCCGGGAATTGCAGCTGCGCTTGTCGGACGGGACTGTCAAAGAATTGATCCTGGCCATGAACCCTACTATCGAAGGGGAAACCACAGCGCTTTATTTGTCCCGCCTGGTAAAACCCGCCGGATTGAAGGTGACGCGGATTGCCCGCGGTTTGCCGGTCGGCGGAGATTTGGAATATGCCGATGAAATTACACTGTTGAAATCTTTGGAAGGCAGAAGAGAAATCTAA
- a CDS encoding ATP-dependent Clp protease proteolytic subunit, with protein sequence MEIRNDLVPIVIEQSSRGERSYDIFSRMLRDRIVFLNGEVNMYSVNLVIAQLLFLEAEDPEKEINLYINSPGGEVYSGLALYDTMQYLKAPVNTICVGLAASMAAVILSAGKKRMALPHSRILIHQPLGGAQGQAADIKIQAEEILRIRQTLNEILAKHTKQDIKEIENRTDRDNYFTAPEALEFGLIDQIFENKNK encoded by the coding sequence ATGGAAATACGAAACGATTTAGTGCCGATTGTCATAGAACAATCCAGCCGGGGTGAGCGCTCCTATGATATTTTTTCCCGTATGCTGCGGGACCGTATCGTTTTCTTAAACGGTGAAGTGAATATGTACAGCGTCAATCTGGTGATTGCGCAGCTGCTGTTTTTGGAAGCGGAAGATCCGGAGAAGGAAATCAATCTTTATATCAATTCTCCCGGCGGTGAAGTTTACTCGGGTTTGGCACTGTATGATACCATGCAGTACTTAAAAGCACCGGTCAATACCATCTGCGTGGGATTGGCTGCTTCGATGGCAGCGGTGATTTTATCGGCCGGGAAAAAGCGCATGGCTTTGCCGCATTCCCGCATCCTGATTCACCAACCGCTGGGCGGCGCGCAGGGGCAGGCAGCCGATATCAAGATTCAGGCGGAAGAGATTCTGCGTATCCGCCAAACTTTGAATGAGATTTTAGCCAAACATACAAAACAGGATATCAAGGAAATCGAAAATCGAACCGATCGGGATAATTATTTTACAGCGCCGGAAGCGCTGGAATTCGGTCTGATCGACCAGATTTTTGAAAATAAAAATAAATAA
- a CDS encoding SagB/ThcOx family dehydrogenase, producing the protein MKGIGQQFVEYTKYKYKTEDTDQVKGLPQPALTDPTPTDLPLIQLPNPHTAAVPKVDLFTAINNRVSVRKYSNVPLTPDELSYLLWCTQGIKQVTARPATLRTVPSGGSRHAFETYLLINKVVGLPPGLYKYAALDHCLIQIEQDTAWNARLTAACMNQAMVKNSAVTFFWIAVAYRTYWRYAERGYRDLFQDIGHVGQNLYLACEAMQAGCCAIGAFDDDLISRYFQLDGVERFPIYVAAVGKKE; encoded by the coding sequence ATGAAAGGAATCGGTCAGCAATTTGTTGAGTATACCAAATATAAGTACAAAACGGAAGATACCGATCAGGTGAAAGGGCTGCCGCAGCCGGCTCTGACAGACCCAACACCCACAGATTTGCCTTTGATTCAGTTGCCAAATCCTCATACGGCGGCAGTCCCGAAGGTTGATTTATTTACGGCCATCAACAACCGGGTCAGCGTCCGCAAATACAGCAACGTACCATTGACGCCGGATGAATTGTCCTATCTGCTCTGGTGTACGCAAGGGATCAAACAGGTGACCGCCCGTCCCGCTACTCTGCGTACTGTGCCGTCGGGCGGATCCCGACATGCTTTTGAGACCTATTTACTGATCAATAAGGTGGTTGGGCTGCCGCCCGGACTCTATAAATATGCCGCGCTGGATCACTGTCTGATTCAAATTGAACAGGATACGGCCTGGAACGCAAGACTCACCGCTGCTTGCATGAATCAGGCTATGGTAAAAAACTCGGCAGTCACCTTTTTTTGGATTGCGGTTGCTTACCGAACCTATTGGCGCTATGCTGAACGCGGGTACCGCGATCTGTTTCAGGATATCGGACATGTGGGGCAAAATCTTTATCTGGCCTGTGAAGCAATGCAGGCGGGCTGCTGTGCCATCGGAGCTTTCGACGACGATCTGATCAGCCGCTATTTTCAGCTTGACGGGGTCGAGCGTTTCCCGATTTATGTGGCTGCTGTCGGTAAAAAAGAGTAG
- a CDS encoding YbaB/EbfC family nucleoid-associated protein, whose product MRGGKNSGFGGGGAGNMQQLLKQAQKLQAQMQEDMAKLQEEMKVKTVEASVGGGAVSVVFSGERVLQSILIKPEAMDPGDPEMLQDLLMAAINEGLRKAKELYDGEMEKINGNLKMPGGMF is encoded by the coding sequence ATGCGTGGAGGCAAAAACAGTGGATTTGGCGGCGGTGGTGCCGGTAATATGCAGCAGCTGCTGAAGCAGGCTCAGAAACTGCAGGCTCAGATGCAGGAGGATATGGCGAAATTACAGGAAGAAATGAAAGTGAAGACGGTGGAAGCATCGGTCGGCGGCGGGGCGGTCAGCGTCGTTTTTAGCGGTGAAAGAGTCCTGCAGTCCATTCTGATCAAGCCGGAAGCCATGGATCCGGGCGATCCGGAAATGCTGCAGGATCTGCTGATGGCGGCGATCAACGAAGGGCTGCGTAAAGCAAAAGAATTATACGATGGCGAAATGGAAAAAATCAATGGCAATCTCAAAATGCCGGGCGGTATGTTTTAA
- the dnaX gene encoding DNA polymerase III subunit gamma/tau, with protein sequence MAYLALYRQYRPKVLAEVVEQEHIVRTLSNAIKQGRLAHAYLFSGPRGTGKTTIARVLARSLNCEKGPTLTPCGVCASCRSIDAGTSVDVREIDAASNRGINDIREIRQALQYIAESRYKIYIIDEVHMLTPEAFNALLKTLEEPPANIIFILATTEVHKVPLTILSRCQRYDFRRISPQGMITQMRMIAEQGHFTISEDALRVLAIRAQGGMRDALSLLDQCLSYAGDTISLNDLLAVLGSVDQQTLRQAIEAMLAGDIPELLALLDRIEREGKDLIQFLRDLLQQLRDWLTEKSPLADLQPAQLVTLLNILATADWEMKQAAQPRLILELAMFKAGEAYRYGDRLKKLEARIEQLEQQNTQGGSAVQTNRSENPQTAVSKSAPPAEARLNNSPSSESKPIQQQQTQAGRETPETAASAAVAEPVNLSAAELSAAAQQNPQQTEVPAADDWLSRVRAKWPDILQQVLREKISAHAVLKQGELYEANENSLMVVFQAEFHKKVMEKADNRAVIEKAIAAAMGIPLRFISKTQKEIISDLPKKETISPAPLLRETSLPQEEDWFLQSAYALAGQNKVDIIRPEKKNSKKGKD encoded by the coding sequence ATGGCTTATTTAGCGCTTTATCGACAATATCGACCGAAAGTCCTGGCGGAGGTCGTCGAACAGGAACATATTGTCAGAACCCTCTCCAATGCGATCAAACAGGGAAGGCTGGCGCATGCTTATCTGTTTAGCGGACCGCGCGGGACCGGTAAAACCACAATCGCACGCGTTTTGGCGCGTTCGCTCAATTGCGAAAAGGGCCCCACCCTGACCCCCTGCGGCGTCTGCGCTTCCTGTCGGTCCATCGATGCAGGGACTTCGGTGGATGTGCGTGAAATCGATGCCGCTTCCAACCGCGGCATCAACGATATCCGTGAAATCAGGCAAGCCTTGCAATATATCGCAGAATCGCGCTACAAGATTTATATTATCGATGAAGTTCACATGCTGACCCCGGAGGCATTCAATGCCTTATTAAAGACGCTGGAAGAGCCGCCGGCCAATATCATCTTTATTTTGGCTACCACGGAAGTGCATAAAGTACCCCTGACCATCCTTTCGCGTTGTCAGCGCTATGATTTCAGACGGATCAGTCCGCAGGGGATGATCACGCAGATGCGGATGATCGCCGAGCAAGGACATTTTACGATCAGCGAGGACGCTCTCCGGGTGCTGGCAATCCGGGCGCAGGGTGGCATGCGGGATGCCTTATCACTCTTGGATCAATGTCTTTCTTATGCAGGCGATACGATTAGCCTGAATGATTTGCTGGCGGTCTTGGGATCGGTCGATCAGCAAACCTTGCGGCAGGCAATTGAGGCGATGCTGGCGGGAGATATCCCGGAGCTATTGGCTTTATTGGACCGCATTGAAAGGGAAGGCAAGGACTTGATCCAGTTCCTGCGGGATCTGCTGCAGCAGCTGCGCGATTGGCTGACAGAAAAATCCCCCCTTGCCGATCTTCAACCCGCGCAACTGGTCACATTGCTGAATATTCTGGCCACAGCCGATTGGGAAATGAAACAGGCAGCGCAGCCACGCCTGATTCTGGAATTGGCCATGTTTAAGGCGGGTGAAGCCTACCGTTACGGGGACCGTCTGAAAAAGCTGGAAGCGCGGATCGAACAGTTGGAACAGCAAAATACACAAGGCGGTTCTGCTGTCCAAACAAACCGGTCGGAGAATCCGCAGACTGCGGTGTCAAAGTCGGCGCCGCCTGCAGAAGCAAGGCTGAATAACAGCCCTTCGTCAGAGTCAAAGCCGATTCAGCAGCAGCAAACGCAGGCCGGCCGGGAAACACCGGAAACAGCAGCCAGCGCTGCTGTGGCAGAGCCGGTTAATTTGTCTGCCGCCGAACTCAGCGCGGCAGCGCAGCAAAATCCGCAGCAAACAGAGGTGCCTGCCGCGGATGACTGGCTGTCTCGTGTCAGAGCGAAATGGCCGGACATTTTGCAGCAGGTGCTGCGGGAAAAAATATCCGCCCATGCGGTCTTGAAGCAGGGAGAACTCTATGAGGCGAATGAAAATTCCCTGATGGTGGTTTTTCAGGCAGAATTTCATAAAAAAGTCATGGAGAAAGCCGATAACCGCGCCGTGATTGAAAAAGCAATCGCTGCCGCGATGGGCATACCTCTCAGATTTATCTCTAAAACACAAAAGGAAATTATCAGCGATTTGCCGAAAAAAGAGACGATCAGTCCGGCGCCGCTGCTGCGGGAAACAAGTTTACCGCAGGAAGAAGATTGGTTTCTGCAATCCGCTTATGCGCTGGCCGGCCAAAACAAAGTTGACATAATCAGACCGGAAAAGAAAAATAGCAAAAAAGGGAAGGATTGA
- the megL gene encoding methionine gamma-lyase, which yields MKEREPGFSTQAIHGKHMHDQYGALNTPIYQTSTFVFDDADQGGRRFALEEDGFIYTRLGNPTVRQLEERLAILEKAEACVAFSSGMGAIASVIWSSVKAGDHIVADKTLYGCTFALLNHGVSGLNVEVTFVDAVNLTAVQSAMRPNTKLVYIESPCNPTLKLVDIAEVAKIAHTVPDCKVLVDNTFATPYITQPLSIGADVVVHSGTKYLNGHGDVICGFAMGSKEFMTRVRYFGLKDMTGAVMSPFDAFLVLRGLKTLAVRMDVHCANAVKVADFLAHHEKIAVIYYPGLPDFAQKALADKQMRLPGAMIAFEVRGGLVQGKQLVNALKICRLAVSLGDTETLISHPASMTHSPYTPEERAIAGISENLIRISVGLENVEDIIADLEQALALI from the coding sequence ATGAAAGAGAGAGAACCGGGATTTTCCACCCAGGCAATTCATGGCAAGCACATGCACGATCAATACGGCGCTTTGAACACACCGATTTATCAAACCTCTACTTTTGTTTTTGACGATGCGGATCAGGGCGGACGCCGCTTTGCTTTGGAAGAAGATGGCTTTATTTATACGCGTTTGGGTAATCCAACCGTCCGTCAATTGGAAGAACGCCTGGCGATTCTGGAAAAAGCAGAAGCCTGCGTTGCCTTCAGCAGCGGTATGGGAGCCATCGCTTCCGTGATTTGGTCCTCGGTCAAAGCCGGCGACCATATTGTCGCGGATAAAACGCTGTATGGCTGTACCTTTGCCCTTTTGAACCATGGCGTTTCCGGTCTGAATGTGGAAGTCACTTTTGTGGATGCGGTGAATTTGACAGCAGTGCAAAGCGCCATGCGTCCCAATACCAAACTGGTCTATATCGAAAGTCCCTGCAATCCCACTTTAAAGTTAGTGGATATCGCCGAAGTAGCCAAAATAGCGCATACGGTGCCCGATTGTAAGGTCCTGGTCGATAATACCTTTGCCACTCCCTATATCACCCAGCCGCTGAGCATCGGTGCGGATGTGGTCGTTCATTCCGGCACCAAATATCTGAATGGGCATGGCGATGTCATTTGCGGTTTTGCCATGGGCAGCAAAGAATTCATGACCCGGGTGCGTTACTTTGGCTTAAAGGATATGACCGGCGCTGTGATGTCGCCTTTTGATGCGTTCCTCGTCCTGCGCGGTTTAAAAACGCTGGCGGTCCGCATGGATGTTCATTGCGCCAACGCCGTGAAGGTCGCGGATTTTCTGGCGCATCACGAGAAAATTGCGGTCATTTATTATCCCGGTCTGCCAGATTTTGCGCAAAAAGCGCTGGCCGACAAACAAATGCGTCTGCCCGGCGCCATGATTGCCTTTGAAGTCAGGGGTGGTCTTGTGCAAGGCAAACAATTGGTCAATGCCTTAAAAATCTGTCGTTTGGCAGTCAGCCTGGGTGATACGGAAACGTTGATTTCGCACCCGGCCAGTATGACACATTCTCCCTATACGCCGGAAGAACGGGCTATCGCCGGTATTTCTGAGAATCTAATCCGTATCTCGGTCGGTCTGGAAAATGTGGAAGACATCATCGCCGACCTGGAGCAGGCTCTGGCCTTGATCTAA
- a CDS encoding GNAT family N-acetyltransferase, giving the protein MERQTEKDLYVLGHLQPAQVAQAGCLIAENPVFRPYQYTEEKIAAALSAALQTDDIILTAIEQDQLRGLVWLQPRNVFGWSAYIKLIAVDYRYHQHGIGRLLMTAAELLAQESGPNLFLLTSVDNLAAQQFYLRLGYEAIGVLKDFIYDGVDELLMRKTWGSIKGKSIDLS; this is encoded by the coding sequence ATGGAAAGACAAACAGAGAAAGACCTCTATGTTTTGGGACATTTACAACCCGCGCAGGTGGCGCAAGCCGGTTGTCTGATTGCCGAAAATCCGGTCTTCCGTCCCTACCAGTACACAGAGGAGAAAATAGCAGCCGCACTGTCTGCGGCGCTGCAAACGGATGATATTATTCTTACCGCCATTGAACAGGATCAGCTGCGCGGACTGGTCTGGCTGCAGCCCAGGAATGTGTTTGGTTGGAGTGCCTACATCAAACTGATTGCGGTGGATTATCGCTACCACCAGCATGGCATCGGACGGCTGCTGATGACTGCCGCCGAATTGCTGGCACAGGAAAGCGGTCCGAACCTCTTTTTGCTGACTTCGGTCGATAATCTGGCGGCACAGCAGTTCTATTTACGTCTCGGCTATGAAGCGATCGGGGTACTCAAGGATTTTATCTATGACGGTGTTGACGAATTGCTGATGCGCAAAACATGGGGCAGCATCAAAGGAAAAAGTATTGACCTTTCCTGA
- a CDS encoding DEAD/DEAH box helicase — MLALNDLFARDGLLAQRFPGHEHREGQLAMAEGIDQALNSGQPLAVQAGTGLGKTFAYLIPALLYAKAEGKRVVISTATLQLQSQIVQKDIPALEKILAGELEFHTALVKGRNHYICLRKLTAFAQASRQIELYREAADARQWPRILDLYYANGFRVGDREEIPFRVNDSLWADIGSEADLCLRGRCPFYSDCYFYQARQKQKEADLLITNHALFFADLAVQRENEYSEESEGVLAHYDAVILDEAQSVEDYATDHFSSEFTYGKCLYLSIAVRNALRPGGILKWPDESDFLRLESLMETILRRSGDFLFQLAAQWPDKTTRLRKSGQIVDTLSLDFLQLQAELKALTEISQNEEQKMTFRGLGMRTAQILNALEQLCGMSDPEQYAYWFENPDNRELRKMRLACAPVSVAEFMQEGLFSRMPVVLTSATLASELISRLGLDHPNWLRLDSPFDYQNQARLYLPTDGPEPTNSNQTEFHAFVAQRVLELIRISKGRAFVLFTSYRSLTEVYELCHAKLEEWGYAVLCQGEKRRDEILRHFSTDGHAVLFAVTSFWEGVDVQGEALSLVILVKLPFAVPTEPIQQARMEALQRDGKEPFYSYTLPQASLRLKQGFGRLIRSKTDCGVIAVLDKRIRSKTYGRRFIRDLPPAPVIDQLTEVAAFFHAIETGSPAAALPQQNSREAAAKMANAAAGAAARAQAQSKAQAGQKTGGAAKKPVKEKTKEPARRVVSSFDIDEEQPPR; from the coding sequence ATGTTAGCGCTGAATGATCTCTTTGCACGGGACGGTTTATTGGCACAGCGCTTTCCCGGACATGAGCATCGGGAAGGTCAATTGGCGATGGCGGAAGGGATTGATCAGGCGCTGAACAGCGGGCAGCCGTTGGCGGTGCAGGCCGGGACCGGTTTGGGTAAAACATTTGCCTATTTGATTCCGGCGCTGCTCTATGCCAAAGCGGAAGGCAAGCGGGTTGTGATCTCAACCGCTACTTTACAATTGCAGTCACAAATCGTGCAAAAAGATATTCCCGCCCTGGAAAAGATACTGGCAGGAGAATTGGAATTTCATACCGCTTTGGTGAAAGGGCGTAACCACTATATCTGTCTGCGGAAATTGACCGCCTTTGCCCAAGCCAGCCGGCAAATCGAGCTTTACCGGGAGGCGGCTGACGCCAGGCAATGGCCGCGGATCCTGGACCTATACTATGCCAATGGTTTTCGGGTGGGAGATAGAGAAGAAATCCCCTTTCGGGTGAACGATAGCCTCTGGGCGGATATCGGTTCGGAAGCGGATCTCTGTCTGCGGGGCCGTTGTCCGTTTTACAGCGATTGCTATTTTTATCAGGCGCGTCAGAAACAAAAAGAAGCGGATCTTTTGATTACCAATCACGCTTTGTTTTTTGCCGACTTGGCTGTACAACGGGAAAATGAATACAGCGAAGAGAGCGAGGGCGTTTTAGCGCATTATGACGCTGTCATCCTGGATGAAGCGCAAAGTGTAGAAGATTATGCGACGGATCATTTCTCCAGCGAATTTACTTACGGCAAATGCCTCTACTTGTCGATTGCAGTACGCAACGCCTTACGGCCGGGCGGCATCTTGAAATGGCCGGATGAAAGCGATTTTTTACGTCTGGAAAGCTTGATGGAAACGATTTTACGTCGCTCCGGTGACTTTTTGTTTCAATTGGCCGCGCAGTGGCCGGACAAAACCACACGCCTGCGCAAAAGCGGTCAGATTGTCGATACGCTGTCGCTGGATTTTCTCCAGTTGCAAGCCGAACTGAAAGCACTGACGGAAATTTCACAAAATGAAGAGCAGAAGATGACCTTTCGCGGTCTTGGTATGCGGACTGCTCAGATCCTCAATGCCTTAGAGCAGCTTTGCGGCATGTCTGACCCGGAACAATATGCCTATTGGTTTGAGAATCCGGATAATCGTGAACTGCGCAAAATGCGTCTCGCCTGTGCGCCGGTCTCTGTTGCGGAGTTTATGCAGGAAGGTCTCTTTTCCAGGATGCCGGTGGTGCTCACCTCGGCGACCTTAGCCAGCGAATTAATCTCCCGCTTGGGGTTGGATCATCCCAACTGGCTGCGTCTGGATTCTCCCTTTGATTATCAAAATCAGGCTCGTCTCTATTTGCCGACAGACGGTCCGGAACCAACCAATTCTAATCAAACAGAATTTCACGCTTTTGTGGCGCAGCGCGTGCTGGAATTGATTCGCATCAGCAAAGGGCGTGCCTTTGTTTTATTTACTTCTTACCGTTCCCTGACAGAGGTATATGAACTTTGTCATGCCAAACTGGAAGAATGGGGTTATGCGGTGCTGTGTCAGGGGGAAAAACGACGGGATGAGATTTTGCGCCATTTTTCAACAGACGGTCATGCGGTTCTCTTTGCGGTCACCAGCTTTTGGGAAGGGGTCGATGTTCAGGGAGAGGCGCTCAGCCTGGTGATCCTGGTGAAATTACCCTTTGCCGTACCGACAGAACCAATCCAGCAGGCGCGCATGGAAGCCCTGCAGCGGGATGGCAAAGAACCGTTTTACAGTTATACCCTGCCGCAAGCCTCTTTGCGCCTGAAGCAAGGATTTGGGCGCCTGATTCGCTCCAAAACAGACTGCGGTGTGATTGCCGTTTTGGATAAACGCATACGCAGTAAAACCTACGGACGCCGCTTCATCCGTGATCTGCCGCCGGCGCCGGTGATTGATCAATTGACGGAAGTAGCCGCTTTTTTTCACGCGATCGAAACAGGTTCGCCTGCGGCGGCGTTGCCGCAGCAAAACAGCAGGGAAGCCGCAGCAAAAATGGCAAACGCTGCCGCCGGAGCGGCTGCCCGTGCGCAAGCGCAGAGCAAAGCTCAGGCCGGCCAAAAAACTGGCGGCGCAGCAAAGAAACCGGTTAAAGAGAAGACAAAAGAACCTGCCCGTCGTGTTGTTTCCAGCTTCGATATCGACGAGGAACAGCCGCCCCGGTAG
- a CDS encoding nitroreductase: MRAGLEKLHIGPAFMEYTKYKYQTEPTDQAKLLPQPELTDAAPTDRPIFDLPQPQSVAVNQIDLTDAINKRVSLRKYAEKPLTLAELSYLLWSTQGIKQISKRPATLRTV, from the coding sequence ATGCGTGCAGGACTGGAAAAATTACATATCGGCCCGGCTTTTATGGAATATACCAAATATAAATATCAAACGGAACCGACCGATCAGGCAAAACTGCTGCCGCAGCCGGAATTAACCGATGCTGCGCCTACGGATCGGCCGATCTTTGATTTGCCGCAGCCGCAGTCGGTTGCGGTCAATCAAATTGATCTGACCGACGCGATCAATAAGAGAGTCAGCCTGCGTAAATATGCGGAAAAGCCGCTCACGCTGGCGGAGTTATCCTATCTGCTCTGGTCAACGCAAGGCATCAAACAGATCAGCAAGCGGCCGGCCACTTTACGCACCGTT